The Sebastes umbrosus isolate fSebUmb1 chromosome 19, fSebUmb1.pri, whole genome shotgun sequence genome has a segment encoding these proteins:
- the rnf165a gene encoding E3 ubiquitin-protein ligase RNF165 isoform X3 gives MDQILCLGAHFTRHQHSHATSCRHFHLGAPQAPISAEFPLGHASQPPQTGLATHLTPAHHPPLTALPAPPQFQDVPGPPFLPQALHQQYLIQQQLLEAQHRRILPHSRRTQERIPLNPHRLRAGYEFSPPLHVPQPMTQQQRYLAEGTDWDLSVDAGLPHHQYQLQQLPQHYQHYLASPRMHHFPRNTSSAQVVVHEIRNYPYPQLHLLALQSLNPSRHATAVRESYEELLQLEDRLGSVNRGAVQTTIERFTFPHKYKKRKPLHLKIGEEEETDVDEKCTICLSMLEDKEDVRRLPCMHLFHQGCVDQWLATSRKCPICRVDIETQLNPDS, from the exons ATGGATCAAATCCTCTGTCTAG GAGCACACTTCACCAGGCATCAACACAGCCATGCTACCTCCTGCCGACACTTTCACCTGGGCGCTCCCCAGGCGCCCATCTCAGCAGAGTTCCCTCTAGGACACGCCAGCCAGCCGCCTCAGACCGGCCTGGCCACCCACCTGACCCCGGCACACCACCCGCCCCTCACTGCCCTGCCTGCACCCCCTCAGTTCCAGGATGTGCCGGGGCCTCCATTCCTACCTCAGGCCTTACACCAGCAATACCTCATCCAGCAGCAGCTTCTTGAAGCGCAGCACCGCAGGATTCTCCCGCACTCCAG AAGAACCCAGGAGCGTATTCCCCTGAACCCTCACCGACTGCGCGCAGGCTACGAgttctcccctcccctccacgTCCCCCAGCCAATGACACAGCAGCAGCGGTACCTGGCCGAAGGCACCGACTG GGATCTCAGTGTTGATGCGGGCCTCCCCCACCACCAGTACCAGCTCCAGCAGCTTCCGCAGCACTATCAGCATTACCTGGCCTCGCCTCGAATGCACCACTTCCCCAGGAACACATCCTCTGCACAAGTG GTTGTGCATGAAATCAGAAACTACCCGTACCCCCAGCTGCACCTGTTGGCGCTGCAAAGTCTGAATCCTTCGAGGCACGCCACCGCCGTGCGAGAAAGTTACGAG GAGCTGTTGCAGCTGGAGGACCGGCTGGGGAGTGTCAATAGAGGAGCTGTCCAGACAACCATAGAGAGATTCACCTTTCCACACAAATACAAGAAG AGGAAGCCCCTGCATCTGAAGattggggaggaggaggaaacggaTGTGGATGAGAAATGTACCATCTGCTTGTCCATGCTGGAGGACAAAGAGGACGTCAG gagATTGCCCTGCATGCACCTCTTCCACCAGGGCTGCGTGGACCAATGGCTGGCCACCAGCAGGAAGTGTCCGATCTGTCGAGTTGACATCGAAACACAGCTGAACCCTGACAGCTGA
- the rnf165a gene encoding E3 ubiquitin-protein ligase RNF165 isoform X2, with translation MVLVHVGYLVLPVFGSVRNRGAHFTRHQHSHATSCRHFHLGAPQAPISAEFPLGHASQPPQTGLATHLTPAHHPPLTALPAPPQFQDVPGPPFLPQALHQQYLIQQQLLEAQHRRILPHSRRTQERIPLNPHRLRAGYEFSPPLHVPQPMTQQQRYLAEGTDWDLSVDAGLPHHQYQLQQLPQHYQHYLASPRMHHFPRNTSSAQVVVHEIRNYPYPQLHLLALQSLNPSRHATAVRESYELLQLEDRLGSVNRGAVQTTIERFTFPHKYKKRKPLHLKIGEEEETDVDEKCTICLSMLEDKEDVRRLPCMHLFHQGCVDQWLATSRKCPICRVDIETQLNPDS, from the exons ATGGTGTTAGTACATGTTGGATATCTGGTTCTCCCCGTCTTCGGCTCAGTTAGAAACAGAG GAGCACACTTCACCAGGCATCAACACAGCCATGCTACCTCCTGCCGACACTTTCACCTGGGCGCTCCCCAGGCGCCCATCTCAGCAGAGTTCCCTCTAGGACACGCCAGCCAGCCGCCTCAGACCGGCCTGGCCACCCACCTGACCCCGGCACACCACCCGCCCCTCACTGCCCTGCCTGCACCCCCTCAGTTCCAGGATGTGCCGGGGCCTCCATTCCTACCTCAGGCCTTACACCAGCAATACCTCATCCAGCAGCAGCTTCTTGAAGCGCAGCACCGCAGGATTCTCCCGCACTCCAG AAGAACCCAGGAGCGTATTCCCCTGAACCCTCACCGACTGCGCGCAGGCTACGAgttctcccctcccctccacgTCCCCCAGCCAATGACACAGCAGCAGCGGTACCTGGCCGAAGGCACCGACTG GGATCTCAGTGTTGATGCGGGCCTCCCCCACCACCAGTACCAGCTCCAGCAGCTTCCGCAGCACTATCAGCATTACCTGGCCTCGCCTCGAATGCACCACTTCCCCAGGAACACATCCTCTGCACAAGTG GTTGTGCATGAAATCAGAAACTACCCGTACCCCCAGCTGCACCTGTTGGCGCTGCAAAGTCTGAATCCTTCGAGGCACGCCACCGCCGTGCGAGAAAGTTACGAG CTGTTGCAGCTGGAGGACCGGCTGGGGAGTGTCAATAGAGGAGCTGTCCAGACAACCATAGAGAGATTCACCTTTCCACACAAATACAAGAAG AGGAAGCCCCTGCATCTGAAGattggggaggaggaggaaacggaTGTGGATGAGAAATGTACCATCTGCTTGTCCATGCTGGAGGACAAAGAGGACGTCAG gagATTGCCCTGCATGCACCTCTTCCACCAGGGCTGCGTGGACCAATGGCTGGCCACCAGCAGGAAGTGTCCGATCTGTCGAGTTGACATCGAAACACAGCTGAACCCTGACAGCTGA
- the rnf165a gene encoding E3 ubiquitin-protein ligase RNF165 isoform X1 — translation MVLVHVGYLVLPVFGSVRNRGAHFTRHQHSHATSCRHFHLGAPQAPISAEFPLGHASQPPQTGLATHLTPAHHPPLTALPAPPQFQDVPGPPFLPQALHQQYLIQQQLLEAQHRRILPHSRRTQERIPLNPHRLRAGYEFSPPLHVPQPMTQQQRYLAEGTDWDLSVDAGLPHHQYQLQQLPQHYQHYLASPRMHHFPRNTSSAQVVVHEIRNYPYPQLHLLALQSLNPSRHATAVRESYEELLQLEDRLGSVNRGAVQTTIERFTFPHKYKKRKPLHLKIGEEEETDVDEKCTICLSMLEDKEDVRRLPCMHLFHQGCVDQWLATSRKCPICRVDIETQLNPDS, via the exons ATGGTGTTAGTACATGTTGGATATCTGGTTCTCCCCGTCTTCGGCTCAGTTAGAAACAGAG GAGCACACTTCACCAGGCATCAACACAGCCATGCTACCTCCTGCCGACACTTTCACCTGGGCGCTCCCCAGGCGCCCATCTCAGCAGAGTTCCCTCTAGGACACGCCAGCCAGCCGCCTCAGACCGGCCTGGCCACCCACCTGACCCCGGCACACCACCCGCCCCTCACTGCCCTGCCTGCACCCCCTCAGTTCCAGGATGTGCCGGGGCCTCCATTCCTACCTCAGGCCTTACACCAGCAATACCTCATCCAGCAGCAGCTTCTTGAAGCGCAGCACCGCAGGATTCTCCCGCACTCCAG AAGAACCCAGGAGCGTATTCCCCTGAACCCTCACCGACTGCGCGCAGGCTACGAgttctcccctcccctccacgTCCCCCAGCCAATGACACAGCAGCAGCGGTACCTGGCCGAAGGCACCGACTG GGATCTCAGTGTTGATGCGGGCCTCCCCCACCACCAGTACCAGCTCCAGCAGCTTCCGCAGCACTATCAGCATTACCTGGCCTCGCCTCGAATGCACCACTTCCCCAGGAACACATCCTCTGCACAAGTG GTTGTGCATGAAATCAGAAACTACCCGTACCCCCAGCTGCACCTGTTGGCGCTGCAAAGTCTGAATCCTTCGAGGCACGCCACCGCCGTGCGAGAAAGTTACGAG GAGCTGTTGCAGCTGGAGGACCGGCTGGGGAGTGTCAATAGAGGAGCTGTCCAGACAACCATAGAGAGATTCACCTTTCCACACAAATACAAGAAG AGGAAGCCCCTGCATCTGAAGattggggaggaggaggaaacggaTGTGGATGAGAAATGTACCATCTGCTTGTCCATGCTGGAGGACAAAGAGGACGTCAG gagATTGCCCTGCATGCACCTCTTCCACCAGGGCTGCGTGGACCAATGGCTGGCCACCAGCAGGAAGTGTCCGATCTGTCGAGTTGACATCGAAACACAGCTGAACCCTGACAGCTGA